From the genome of Adhaeribacter pallidiroseus:
TCACCGGCTTTGCCCGAACTTTCGTTATATTTGCGGCCCTACTTTTTTAAATTTCGTAAGAACGGGGACCAGAATGAACCAGCCGATAAACCAGAATAGCATGATTATAAAAGAAGCTAAATTTGTAAGCAGTAATACAGAGGTAGCTAAATGCCCGGAAACCACTTTACCGGAGTACGCTTTTATCGGCCGGTCTAACGTTGGTAAATCTTCCTTAATTAACATGCTTACCGAGCGGAGTAAGTTAGCTAAAACCTCGTCCTTGCCCGGCAAAACGCAGTTAATTAATCATTTTATCATTAACGACACCTGGTATTTAGTAGATCTACCCGGCTACGGCTGGGCCCGGGTGAGCCAAACCTCCCGCGAAAAATGGTCGAAGATGGTAAAAGCTTACCTGCGTAACCGCAGCAATCTGGCCTGCGTGTTTTTATTAATTGATTCCCGGCTGGAACCGCAAAAAACGGATTTGGAATTTATTCAGGTACTCGGGACAATGGGCGTTCCTTTTGTATTGGTTTTTACCAAAACCGATAAACAATCCGGGCAGAAAACGCAAGCCAATATTGCTACTTTTAAAAAGACCCTGCTGCAAACCTGGGAAGAGCTGCCCCGCCTGTTTATTACCTCGGCGGCGGAGAAAAAAGGGCGCGAGGAACTCTTGGAGTTTATCGCGGAAACCAACGATCAACTGCATAAAATTTAACCTGCTTTGGCACTAATTTTGACTTCCCGGACGTTCTTCATTCAACTTTTCAAATAATAAATAAGATGCGTTTAAAATTATCAGTTTTCATTTTAAGTCTGGCTTTCTTTGCCACCGCTAATGCAGCTTTTGCTCAAACTACGGCTCCAGCCCCGGAAGCGCCTAAATCTAAAGTAGGCACCGACAAAGTATTGCCATTTGCCGAATTTTACGAAGGCGGCCAAACGGCCCTGTACGAGTTTATTGGGCAAGAACTAAAATACCCGGCATTAGCCAAACGTAACCGCATTATGGGCCAGGTAATTATTGCGTTCACCATGAACGAAGACGGTACCGTAGCCAACGCGAAAGTTTTAAAAAATATTGGGGGTGGCTGCGGCGACGAAGCGTTGCGCGTGGTAAAATTATTAAAATTTAATGCCCCGGGGTTTGCTTCCAATTACAGCATTCCCATTAACTTTAAGCTTTAATTTAAAATTGAATGTATGCCCGTTAATTTAAAAGATATTGCCTCCATTTCCGGTATGAGCGGTTTGTACCGGATTGTCAGTCCTACCCGTAGTGGCGTTATTATTGAAACGCTGGATGATAAAGCCAGCCGGCAGGTAGCCCAATCGAAACATCGCATTTCGTTGTTGCACGAAATATCTATTTATACCGAAGATGCCGAAGTTACCGTGCCGTTAGCCGATGTATTCGAGCGCATTCGCCAGAAGTATGGGGTAGCAATTCCCGTTAATAGCAAATCCAGTAATAACGAATTGTTTAGCTTTATTCAGGAAATTATTCCGGACTATGACCGTTCGCGGGTGTACGTGTCAGATATTAAAAAACTGGTGAGTTGGTACGCCATTGTAAGCAAGTACGTGCCGTTTACCGAAGCAGAAACAAACCCGGAACCGGCGGCGGAAGAACCGGCCCTCATTGAACCAACAACCGCTGACTCCGAAAGCAAAGAATCTTAAAGTAAAAGTCCTCTTCCATGAGGATTTTTTTTGATAAAAGTTAGCCTTGTTAACTTAAATTTTAAAATTTAATCATTCTACTTCCTTTGTCCGGACAAATGTAACTTGTATGAAAGTATTTAAATTTGGGGGTGCCTCGGTAAAAGACGCGGCGGCTGTGCGAAACGTGGGTGCTATAATGCAAGTACAATCGGTGCCGGCTAATTTTATATTGGTAGTGGTATCGGCCATGGGTAAAACCACTAACGCTTTAGAACAAGTATTTGACAAAGCTTTTTACCAGCAAGATTACCAACCCGCCTTAAGCCAAGTACAAGAATATCATAACCAGATAATCAAAGAATTATTTGCGGAGCAACATCCAGTATACGAACAGGTAGAAGAATTATTTCAGCTATTAACGGAATACCTCCAAACTATAAACCCGGCGGCCTTGTACGATTTGCAATATGATCAGGTGGTAAGTTACGGGGAACTGCTGGCTTCCATTATTTTAAAAAATTACCTGCAAGCAGTAAACCTACCCAGTACCTGGCTGGATTGCCGGCAAGTAATCCGGACAGATCGTATTTGGCGGGAAGCCCGTTTAGACTGGCCAGAAACCGAGACTAAAATAAAAGCCGTAGTAAAGCCGCTCTTGGAGACCACGCACGTAATTACCCAGGGGTTTTTAGGTGGTACCGATGAAGGTTTAACGACTACCTTAGGCCGGGAAGGTTCGGATTACTCGGCGGCTATATTCGCCCATTGCCTCCCCGCCGAGTCGGTTACGATCTGGAAAGATGTAGCGGGTTTATTAAATGCCGACCCGAAATTGTTCCCGGATCCTATATTATACCCGGAAATTTCGTACCAGGAAACCGTAGAAATGGCATATTACGGGGCTAGCGTGATCCATCCCAAAACCATTAAACCGCTTGCGAATAGCCACATTCCGCTTTACGTTAAATCTTTTTTAAATCCAGAGGCTTCGGGTACTATTATTCACGATTGCCAACACGAGAACATTACGCCGGCCTTTATTGTGAAGCCCCACCAATGCTTAATTTCTTTTCAGGAAAAAGATTATGCTTTTATCAACGAAAGCAACCTGAGTACTATATTTGCCGCCCTGGCCCAGTACCGGTTTAAGATAAACCTGATGCAAAATTCGGCAATCTCTTTTTCTATATGCACCGATTACGAAGCAAACCGGCTGGAGATGTTCCGGCAGTCCTTGCAGGATCAGTTTAATATTCACTACAATACCCGTTTAACTTTGTTTACCATTAAGAACTACGACGAGCCCAGCGTAGCGCGTTTAACGCAAAACCAAACTATCTTGCTGGAGCAGCGCTCCCGTACTACTTTTCAGTTTGTGAGTAAAGAGTAGCAGTTGTTGGTTTTTAGTTGTTCGTTGTTCGTTGTTGGTTAATCACTGATCGTTAAATTTAACATTCCTGGTAAACAACTTTATTTATTTTAATTTATGATGAATTCAGGTAAATGTTTAGGGTTAACCGGTGCCGTCGTCTGTGTCTTCACAAACGACTTTAACTACCTTTTTGCGGCGGATAATACGTGATTATTCCTAAAAGAATTTGAATTCGGCTGATGGCTGATACAGGTAGTTTATTTTGATTATACCTCTACCTTTGCTTTTTATTTCTGAGAGAACCGGTATTATTACCAAGAAAACTGGCAAAAAATTTAAAAATTGTAAGCTGAATGACACTTTTACTATACAAGCTGGGAATTCAGTTTTATAATCTTTTGCTCTGGACAAGCGCACCTTTCCACCCGAAAGCGAAACTTTGGGTACATGGCCGAAAGGATTTCTTTACCGGTATGGCCCAAAAAGTATCCGGTAATCAAGCGCCGGTAGTTTGGTTTCATTGTGCTTCGCTCGGCGAATTTGAGCAGGGCCGCCCGGTCATGGAACAGATCAAGCAAGATTATCCGGGGTATAAGATTGCCTTAACTTTTTTCTCTCCATCGGGCTACGAAATAAGAAAAAACTACTCGGGTGCGGATTATATCTTTTACTTGCCCCTGGATACTCCGGCCAACGCGCAGCAATTTATAGCACTGTTAAAGCCAAAACTGGCAATTTTTGTAAAGTACGAATTCTGGTATTATTACTTAGCCGAGTTACACCAACAGCAGATCCCGGTAATTTCCATTGCGGCTATTTTCCGCGAAAATCAATTGTTCTTTCAGCCCTACGGCGCTTTTTACCGGAATATTTTAAAATTATTTACGCACTTGTTTACCCAGGACCCAGAATCGGCTAATTTGCTCTTGACACACGGTATTAAGCAGGTAAGCGTAGCCGGCGACACCCGCTTCGACCGGGTTTTACAAAACGCAAAGGCAGCTAAAGATATACCTATAGTAGAAAAATTTAAAAATAAAGAACCCATTATGGTAATTGGCAGTAGCTGGCTCGCCGATCTGCGTATTTTATTGCCTTTTATTCAGGAAAACCTACATAAGCTCAAGTTTATTATTGCTCCGCACGAAATTAACCAATCGGAGATGAAAGAAATGCTTGTACAATTTTCCGGTAAAGCTACCCGCTACTCCCAAGCCAGTTTGGAAAATGTGCAAGACTACCGGATTTTAATGATTGATAACATTGGTTTACTAGCCTCTTTATACCAGTACGGCTCGTATGCGTACATTGGCGGTGCTTTTGGCAAAGGCTTGCATAACACCCTGGAAGCCGCGGTATTTGGCTTACCTTTGTTTTTTGGTCCGGTTTACACTAAATTCCGGGAAGCCGTGGATTTAGTAAAATTAGGCTGCGCCTTTCCGGTAAAAAATACTGGTGAATTACATCAACAATTCGAACGTATTTTTTCTGACGAGATCGAACAGCAACGTATTACCAAAACGGCCAGTCAGTATGTAATTCAACAGGCTGGCGCTACTTCTAAAATTATGGCGGCTTGCGAACAATGGCTACCGAAAACAGCATGAAAGGTTTAGTAATGAAATCCACGGGTTCGTGGTACTTGGTTCGTACCAGCGATGGCTCCTTGTACCGGTGCCGGCTACGCGGTAAAATTAAGTTAAAAGATTTAAAAGTGAGTAACCCGGTAGCGGTGGGCGATATAGTAGAATTTGATTTAGAAGCAGCCGGGGAAGATACCGGCACCATTCACCAGATTGCCGACCGTGAAAACTACATCATTCGTAAATCAACGCATAAAACCGCGCATTCGCATGTTTTAGCGGCCAACATCGACCGGGCCTTATTGGTAGTTACCTTGGTGTCGCCGCGTACTTCGTTCGGTTTTATCGACCGTTTTTTAATAACCGCCGAAGCTTACGACATTCCGGTAACGATTATTTACAACAAATCGGATTTGTACGATGCCGAAACTGCGCAGTATCAACAGCAAATTTTAAAAATGTACGCGCACATAAATTACCCCGGCATTATTTGTTCTACCGTTTCGGGGCAAGGTATCCCGGAAATTCGAGAATTATTAACGGGTTACAAAATTCTTTTTTCGGGCCATTCCGGGGTTGGGAAATCTACGCTAATTAATCAGCTGGCACCTGGTTTAGCACTAAAAACCACCGAAATTTCGGATTATTCGGATAAAGGAAAACACACCACTACCTACGCCGAAATGTTTGAGCTAGCGCCCGATACGTTTATTATTGATACGCCGGGCATTAAAGAATTAGGATTAGTGGACATAGCAAAAGAAGAACTAGGTTATTACTTTCCAGAAATCCGGGAGCGCTTGAATCAATGTAAATATTACAACTGCCTGCACGTAAACGAGCCAGGTTGTGCCGTATTGCAAGATTTAAAAGCCGGCAAAATATCGCTTACCCGCTACGAGAGTTACCGCGGCATTATGGCCGAAACCGATAATCGACGTTAAAATTTAAAAAAATCTTACTTCACCTTTGATTAACATGACTGTAAAAGGTAAATAAGCTCATCTTGCTCTTCCGAATTAAATATTTTTAAACATATTCTTTTTAATCTGGTTGAGCAAATAACCTGATTGCTTTTAAACAATTCTGTTTTTTTAAATTTTTCACACGAACGATGAATCTAAAAGGAGCTACTATCTTAATTACCGGCGGAACTTTGGGCATTGGTTACGCTACTGCTAAACTATTGGCAGCATGCGGCGCCCAAGTAGCTATAACCGGTCGTAATCCGGAGACGGTTCAAAAAGCGGCCGCCGAAATTGGGGCTTTTGGCATAACAGCCGACGTAGCTAATCCGGAGGATGTAAAACGTACGTATCAGGAGTTTTTGCAGCAGTTTGGGCACTTAGATTGTTTGATTAACAACGCGGGGATTGGAGAGTTTAAAACTATTGATCAGGTTTCTCTGGAAAATTTCCAAAGAGTATACGAAACCAATGTATTTGGAGCGGCCTTTATGGCCAGCGAAGCCGCGCAATTGTTTATGGCCCAGAACCACGGTAATATCATTAACATCGCCTCTACAGCCGGTACAAAGGGTTTTGCGGGCGGATCGGTGTATGCTTCGTCTAAGTTTGCTTTACGCGGCATGACGCAGTGCTGGCAAGCAGAATTACGAAAATTCAACGTCCGCGTCATGCTCATAAATCCCAGCGAGGTTACTACGGCTTTTAATCAACCAGATCGCCAGGAACGATCGGAAGAAGATAAGAAATTACGCGGGCAGGAAATTGCGATGGCCATCAAAGGAGCTTTAGAACTAGATGACCGGGGGTTTATTCCAGAATTAACGGTTTGGGCTACTAATCCATTCTAATAACTTAGGGTTTTAGAATTTTTTTAATTTTTAATCCCCGGCGTCGGGTAGTAACACGCGGTCAATCACATGAATCACCCCATTCGTGGAAACGCCGTCTTTTACTATTATAGTAGCATTGTCTACTTGAATAACTTGTCCGTTATTTTTTATTTGTAATTCGTTGCCGTCGGCGGCTTTTAATACCACTTGGTCTTTTAAGTCAGAAGTTACAATTTTACCGGAAACCAGATGGTGCTTTATTATTTGCAGTTGATCTTCTTTGTTATTTCGTGTAAAAAGTTGTTGCTTGCTTCCGGAATCTAGTTGCTCAAAGGCGGAATCGGTGGGGATGAACAAGGTGAAAGGCCCTCTGCCTTTTAACGTTTTTATTAATTCGGAGCTTTTGAGTAACTTATTAAAACGCTGGATGCTGGTTGGTTCGCTTATATTTTCCAGAATAACGTGGTCCGGTATAATCCAGGACTGGCCTAATTTTACGCCTTGCGTTTGTTTAGCCGCACTATCCGAAATAATGATATCGGATGTTTCGGTGTTAATACCGCTTATTTCCCGGGCTTCTTCCACTTGTTTTTTAGATTGGCAGTTGGTTGCACTGTACATTAACACCAGCAGCCAAATAATAGAGGCCAGACTACCTTGGCTTGTTTTTACAGCATTGTTTCTCATAAAAGGTAGTTACCATTATAAAATTTTTATACCCGAAACATTAATCACGCTCTTTGTTTCTGACCTTGATAATTATGCCTAATTTCGCGGTTCTTAACTAAACGTAAATACCATGAAAACGGCGGAAATAAAAACGGCGAAAGGAGTCATGAAAGTGGAATTCTATGAAAACGACGCTCCTAAAACCGTAAAAAATTTTATTGACTTAGCACAAAAAGGCTATTATGATGGCTTAACTTTTCACCGCGTTATCCCGGATTTCGTTATTCAGGGAGGTTGCCCGAATTCGCGCGAAGGAGCCAAAGGAATGCCGGGAAGCGGCGGACCTGGCTATAAAATCGATTGCGAGTTAAACGGCGGCAATCAATACCACGACCGGGGTGTTTTATCGATGGCGCACGCCGGCCGGAATACGGGAGGCTCGCAGTTTTTTATCTGCCATAGCCGCAATAACACAGCCCACTTAGACCGGAACCATACTTGTTTTGGCAAAGTAGTGGAAGGTTTAGATGTAATTGATCAGATTAAAGCCGGCGACCGCATCGAGAAAATTGAAGTTCAGGAAACGGAGTAGCCACCGCTATTTTCTTAAAAAACAAAAGGCCAAGTTTACTTGGCCTTTTGTTTTTTAAATTTTATTTATTCTCCTATTTGCACTCTATTTAAAACAATCCATTTTTTAATTATTTAATTTGACTAACCAACTTCCGTTAACCGGCTTAACAGAAACGCTGTTAAAAAACCAATGACGGTAATTAGCCCCGTATAATCATGTGCTTCCTCAAATGCTTCCGGTATCATGGTATCAGCAAGCATCGCCAGAATGGCACCTGCTGCTAAGGCCGTTATGGCCGCAATTACTTCATCCGAGAAATTTCCGAAAATGGTATAACCACCTACCGCAGAAATACCGGATGCCAAAGCAATAGCGCTCCACACCCCTAACACGTATGTTACCGAACGGCCCGCCTTTTTCATACCCGCTGAGCTGGATAATCCTTCTGGTAAATTAGATAGAAATATGGCTATAACAGCCACCAAACTTACGTTTCCCCCTTTTATCATACTAATGCCAATTACGATAGATTCCGGAATACCATCAATTAAGGCCCCGATGGCCAGCGCAGTGCCGCTTCCCGCGTTTTCCTGCTCTTTGGGTTGCTGACCTCCGGAACGTTTGCGGTGCTTCGCACCTCTTTTATTCAGTAACTTATTTGCAAAAGTATAAATGGCAGCTCCTACTAAAAAGCCAAATCCGGTAGCCGCAAAACCACCTTGCTGATACGCTTCGTCCATTAAATCAAAGGAGAGCGCTGAAATTAATACCCCACTGCCAAAAGCCATAATACCAGCCACTAGCCGCTGGCGGATAGGTGCGAAATACCCAATAGCCGCCCCTAATAACAAAGCCGACCCGGCCAGTAAACCCCATAAACCGGCTTTCAGCCATAGTGCTATATGTATCATGTATTATTATAGAAATACCGCCAGTACCAGGAGTAAGGTACGGGCCGGCAGGGATTTAGTTGATGCTTGAAAGGAATCGCTTTTACTTATAAGCGATAACAATACTAGTATTTTTTAAATTTCCTCTAAGAAGCAGGCTGCTTTTAAGATTTGTATTGGGTATAAGCCAAATACTAGTTTTTGTAACGAGAAAAGAATACTGCTGATAGTGCCGGACCATTCCTCCGGACAAAGATTGCGGCATATAATCTAATCCGAAGTAGATTTGGTTTCAACTGCCAACAATAAAAAAAGCCGCTTCATTTACAAAGCGGCTTTTCATTTAATAACGACTAAGCTAGATTATTTATAATTATCTTCATCATCATCGTCGGAGCCGAAGCTGGGCATGGTAAACATACTGCTGAGCAAATCTTTAAACTGGGTACCAGCGGTTAATTTATTCCGGCTGATTAGGCTGTGTTCCGCCAAGCCGTGCAAACAAAATTCCATTAAAAATAACTTTTCGGTTTCGTCTTTTTCCGGATGAAACTTTTGAATTAAATTAGACAAACCAGGCACACTGTTGAGCGCTTTCTTATATTCCGCAGTGGTCATAGTAGCGAGAACATCTACCGTATGGCCTTCGCCAAACCAATCTGTTACAGGTTTGTACGGGTTTTTATCTTTCTGCTTTTTTTGCTTATCCGGATCGGGGAAATAATTTAAAAATTGGCTGCGAATGGCTTTGCCCATTAAGTTTTGCGCCACCATAGCGGCTCCCTCCTGCTCGCCTTCGTAAACCAACTCCACTTTCCCGGTAATAGCCGGCACGGCAGCCAGAAAATCAGATACCCGCACGTACGTTTTGCTTTCGCCGTTAATTAATACCCGGCGTTCCGCCGCACTCATTACGTTTTCGTAAGCCGCAATGGTTAACCGCGCCGATACCCCACTTTTGGCATCCACGTACTCGCTATCGCGGGCTTCAATGGCTACTTGTTCAATCAGGTCGTTAACCAATTGGTTTACTTTCACTAATTGCTTTTGTTCCGGTTTAATCTTGGCTTCCTGCAAGGTAATCTGCTTGCCTATTTCCAAAGTTTTCGGATAGTGGGTAATGATTTGCGAGTCAATCCGGTCTTTTAAAGGCGTTACAATAGAGCCCCGGTTGGTATAGTCTTCGGGGTTGGCGGTAAACACAAATTGAATATCCAGCGGTAAGCGCACTTTAAATCCCCGGATTTGAATATCGCCTTCCTGCAGGATGTTGAATAACGATACCTGAATGCGGGCTTGTAAATCGGGTAATTCGTTAATTACAAAAATTCCCCGGTGCGAACGCGGAATTAAGCCAAAGTGAATCACCCGCTCATCGGAGTACGGGAGTTTTAAAGTAGCGGCTTTAATCGGGTCAGCGTCCCCAATCAAATCGGCTACGGATACATCCGGAGTAGCTAATTTTTCGGTGTACCGCTCCGAGCGGTGCAACCAAGTTACAGGCGTATCTAAACCGTGCGCGGCCACTAAATCTTTCGCGTATACCGATAAAGGTTGCAAGGGATCGTCGTTGAGTTCCGAGCCTTTTACCACGGGTATGTATTCGTCCAGCAGTTCTACCAGCAAACGGGCAATCCGGGTTTTGGCCTGGCCACGCAAACCCAGTAAGTTTATGTGGTGCATGGCCAGAATGGCCTGCTGTAATTCCGGGATAACGGTTTCTTCGTAGCCGTAAATTCCCGGAAAAACATTTTCGTTGCGTTTTAATTTTTGAATTAAGTTGTCGCGTAGTTCTTGTTTTACCGACCGGGGTTCGTAGCCAGCTGCTTTTAATTGACCCAAAGTTGCTATTTTATGCAAATCGGGCGGCGTAAGGTTCTTATAGTTCATTTTTGTTAGTTACAGGTTGCAGGTTGCAAGTTAGAGGTTGCAAGTTTTTTTAAATTTTGGATTGCTGAAGTGTTGCATTGCTGAATGGTTGAAGTGTGGAATGGTTGTGGTGTTGCTGGATTGTTTAAATTATTCTAATGGAGATATACTGCGTAAATGCCTCTGAAAACAGGAAAATAAAACTTTAAATCAATCCAAAATTTTAAAAAATTAACCATCCAACTGTCTAACACTTCAACCATTCAGCAAATCAACAAGTTAATTACAAATTTTTGCGGCGATTTTGTTTGTAGTCTTCGAAGATTAAGTGACCTAAACCTTGCAGACTGCTGAAGTAAGCTTTGCCTTGGTTTACCGCCGTAAATTCCTCTACGAATTGCTTTAAATAAGGATCAGAGGCAATCATAAAGGTTGTTACGGGTATTTTAATCCGCCGGCACTGGGCCGCCAGGTTTAAGGTTTTATTCACTACTTTCCGGTCCAGGCCAAAAGAATTTTTGTAGTACTTGGTGCCTTCTTTCAGGCAGGTGGGTTTACCATCGGTAATCATAAAAATTTGCTTATTCGGCGTTTTCCGCTTCCGTAAAATATCCATGGCCAGTTCTAAGCCCGCTACGGTATTGGTGTGGTACGGGCCCACGTTTAAATACGGCAAATCTTTCACGTTTATCTGCCAGGCATCGTTGCCAAAAACGATTATATCCAGGGTATCTTTCGGGTATTTCTGCGTAACCAGTTCGGCTAAGGCCATAGCTACTTTTTTAGCGGGCGTTATCCGGTCTTCGCCGTACAAAATCATAGAGTGCGAAATATCGATCATTAAAACCGTTGAACTTTGGGTTTTATGTTCGTTTTCGGTTACTTCCAGGTCTTTTTCGGTTAAGTAAAATTCGCCTAAGCCGTGGTTTACCTGGGCATTCCGGATAGAATCCGTCATGGCAATTTGCTCCACCGAATCGCCAAAGCGGAATTCCCGCCGATCGGTGGACGTTTCGTCGCCGATGCCGGTGTGCGGGGTGTTGTGGTTGCCTTTACTGGATTTTTTAAGCTTCCCAAAGATTTCCTCCAGGGCACTTTTACGAATGTTTTGTTCTGTTTTCGGTGTAATTTTAATCTCACCACTGCCCCCATCTTCGGTCAGGTAGCCTTTTTCTTTTAAATCCTGAATAAAATCACCAATGCCGTATTCGTCGGATGTCATTTTATACTGTTTATCCAGGGAACTTAGCCACGAAAGTGCTTCACTGGCATCGCCGGACGAAATAGTAAGAAGCTGTAAGAATATTTTGAGTAAGGAATCAAAATTAGGATTTTCGGATTGAGGAGGAATATAATCGGTAAAACGAAAGCCAACTGCCATAATTTGTATACTTAGGGTGTATAATTTATAACAACAAACACCAATCGGATGTTCGCAAAATAATACGGGATTATTCAGAAACACTCAAAAAAAGCGCTCCGGTTATTATAAACGGAGCGCTTGGGAATCTATTTTCGGTACCGGGCAAGTATTTTTACTTGATCCACCGGAATTTATATTCTAACTGCGGTACTTTCATGCGGTCGGCCACCCGTTTTAAACGTTCCGGCAAGGCCATTACGTAATCCCGGGCTTTTTCGCCGGCTTCGTTCAGGCCCGTAACACTGGCCACTTTCCAATCGGTCAGCAAAGTTTCGAGAATATCCGTGTAAT
Proteins encoded in this window:
- a CDS encoding vWA domain-containing protein gives rise to the protein MAVGFRFTDYIPPQSENPNFDSLLKIFLQLLTISSGDASEALSWLSSLDKQYKMTSDEYGIGDFIQDLKEKGYLTEDGGSGEIKITPKTEQNIRKSALEEIFGKLKKSSKGNHNTPHTGIGDETSTDRREFRFGDSVEQIAMTDSIRNAQVNHGLGEFYLTEKDLEVTENEHKTQSSTVLMIDISHSMILYGEDRITPAKKVAMALAELVTQKYPKDTLDIIVFGNDAWQINVKDLPYLNVGPYHTNTVAGLELAMDILRKRKTPNKQIFMITDGKPTCLKEGTKYYKNSFGLDRKVVNKTLNLAAQCRRIKIPVTTFMIASDPYLKQFVEEFTAVNQGKAYFSSLQGLGHLIFEDYKQNRRKNL